A section of the Papio anubis isolate 15944 chromosome 4, Panubis1.0, whole genome shotgun sequence genome encodes:
- the IFNAR2 gene encoding interferon alpha/beta receptor 2 isoform X5, with protein sequence MPRTPDTCHCKICKSQEKTLKIAKMLLSQNAFIVRPLNLFLMVCISLVFGISHDLPDYTSESCTFKISLRNFRSILSWELKNHSIVATRYTLLYTIMSKPEDWKIVKNCANTTRSFCDLTDEWRSTHEAYVTLLEGFSGNTTLSNCSRNFWLDIDMSFEPPEFEIVGFTNHINVIVKFPSIVEEELQFDLSLVIEEQSEGIVKKHKPTVKGNMSGNFTYIIDKLIPNTNYCVSVYFEHNDEQAVIKSPLKCTLLQPGQESEAKSC encoded by the exons ATGTAAAAGTCAAGAGAAGACTCTAAAAATAGCAAAGATGCTTTTGAGCCAGAATGCCTTCATCGTCAGACCGCTTAATTTGTTTCTCATGG tGTGTATCAGCCTCGTGTTTGGCATTTCACATGATTTGCCTG ATTACACAAGTGAATCTTGCACTTTTAAGATATCATTGCGAAATTTCCGGTCCATCTTATCATGGGAATTAAAAAACCACTCCATTGTGGCAACTCGCTATACATTGCTGTATACAATCATGAG taaACCAGAAGATTGGAAGATAGTTAAGAACTGTGCAAATACCACAAGATCATTTTGTGACCTCACAGATGAGTGGAGAAGCACACACGAGGCCTATGTCACCCTCCTAGAAGGATTCAGCGGGAACACAACCTTGTCCAATTGCTCACGCAATTTCTGGCTGGACATAGACA TGTCTTTTGAACCGCCAGAGTTTGAGATTGTTGGTTTTACCAACCACATTAATGTGATCGTGAAATTTCCATCTATTGTTGAGGAAGAATTACAGTTTGATTTATCACTCGTCATTGAAGAGCAGTCAGAGGGGATTGTTAAGAAG CATAAACCCACAGTAAAAGGAAACATGAGTGGAAATTTCACCTATATCATTGACAAGTTAATTCCAAACACAAACTACTGTGTATCTGTTTATTTCGAGCATAACGATGAGCAGGCAGTCATAAAGTCTCCCTTAAAATGCACCCTCCTTCAACCTGGCCAGGAATCag aggcaaagtcttgctaa
- the IFNAR2 gene encoding interferon alpha/beta receptor 2 isoform X1, whose product MPRTPDTCHCKICKSQEKTLKIAKMLLSQNAFIVRPLNLFLMVCISLVFGISHDLPDYTSESCTFKISLRNFRSILSWELKNHSIVATRYTLLYTIMSKPEDWKIVKNCANTTRSFCDLTDEWRSTHEAYVTLLEGFSGNTTLSNCSRNFWLDIDMSFEPPEFEIVGFTNHINVIVKFPSIVEEELQFDLSLVIEEQSEGIVKKHKPTVKGNMSGNFTYIIDKLIPNTNYCVSVYFEHNDEQAVIKSPLKCTLLQPGQESESAESAKVGGIITVFLIALVLISTIVTLKWIGYICLRNSLPKVLNFHNFLACPFPNLPPLEAMDIVEVIYINRKKKVWDYNYDDESDSDTEAALRTSGGGYTMHGLTVRPLGQTSATSTESQFTDPDSEEEPDLPEVDVELPTTPKCSPQRLELLSAPCERRESPLQDPFPEEDYSSTEGSGGRITFNVDLNSVFLRVLDDEDSDDLEEAPLMISSHPEEMVDPEDPDNVQSSHLLASGEGTQLTFPSPSSEGLQSEDAPSDQSETSESDVDLGDGYIMR is encoded by the exons ATGTAAAAGTCAAGAGAAGACTCTAAAAATAGCAAAGATGCTTTTGAGCCAGAATGCCTTCATCGTCAGACCGCTTAATTTGTTTCTCATGG tGTGTATCAGCCTCGTGTTTGGCATTTCACATGATTTGCCTG ATTACACAAGTGAATCTTGCACTTTTAAGATATCATTGCGAAATTTCCGGTCCATCTTATCATGGGAATTAAAAAACCACTCCATTGTGGCAACTCGCTATACATTGCTGTATACAATCATGAG taaACCAGAAGATTGGAAGATAGTTAAGAACTGTGCAAATACCACAAGATCATTTTGTGACCTCACAGATGAGTGGAGAAGCACACACGAGGCCTATGTCACCCTCCTAGAAGGATTCAGCGGGAACACAACCTTGTCCAATTGCTCACGCAATTTCTGGCTGGACATAGACA TGTCTTTTGAACCGCCAGAGTTTGAGATTGTTGGTTTTACCAACCACATTAATGTGATCGTGAAATTTCCATCTATTGTTGAGGAAGAATTACAGTTTGATTTATCACTCGTCATTGAAGAGCAGTCAGAGGGGATTGTTAAGAAG CATAAACCCACAGTAAAAGGAAACATGAGTGGAAATTTCACCTATATCATTGACAAGTTAATTCCAAACACAAACTACTGTGTATCTGTTTATTTCGAGCATAACGATGAGCAGGCAGTCATAAAGTCTCCCTTAAAATGCACCCTCCTTCAACCTGGCCAGGAATCag AATCAGCAGAATCTGCCAAAGTAGGAGGAATAATTACTGTGTTTTTGATAGCGTTGGTCTTGATAAGCACCATAGTGACACTGAAATGGATTGGTTATATATGCTTAAGAAACAGCCTCCCCAAAGTCTTG aattttcatAACTTTTTAGCCTGCCCATTTCCTAACCTGCCACCGTTGGAAGCCATGGATATAGTGGAGGTCATTTACatcaacagaaagaagaaagtgtgGGATTATAATTATGATGATGAAAGTGACAGCGATACTGAGGCAGCACTCAGGACAAGTGGCGGTGGCTATACCATGCATGGACTGACTGTGAGGCCTCTTGGTCAGACCTCCGCCACCTCTACAGAAtcccagtttacagacccagactCCGAGGAGGAGCCTGACCTGCCTGAGGTTGATGTGGAGCTCCCCACGACGCCAAAGTGCAGCCCTCAGCGGTTGGAGCTCTTGAGTGCGCCctgtgagaggagagagagtcCGCTCCAGGACCCCTTTCCCGAAGAGGACTACAGCTCCACTGAGGGGTCTGGGGGCAGAATTACCTTCAATGTGGATTTAAACTCTGTATTTTTGAGGGTTCTTGATGACGAGGACAGTGACGACTTAGAAGAAGCCCCTCTGATGATATCATCTCATCCAGAAGAGATGGTTGACCCAGAAGATCCTGACAATGTGCAGTCAAGCCATTTGCTGGCCAGTGGGGAAGGGACACAGCTAACCTTTCCCAGCCCCTCTTCAGAGGGCCTGCAATCTGAAGATGCTCCATCTGATCAAAGTGAGACTTCTGAGTCAGATGTTGACCTTGGGGATGGTTATATAATGAGATGA
- the IFNAR2 gene encoding interferon alpha/beta receptor 2 isoform X6, whose translation MPRTPDTCHCKICKSQEKTLKIAKMLLSQNAFIVRPLNLFLMVCISLVFGISHDLPDYTSESCTFKISLRNFRSILSWELKNHSIVATRYTLLYTIMSKPEDWKIVKNCANTTRSFCDLTDEWRSTHEAYVTLLEGFSGNTTLSNCSRNFWLDIDMSFEPPEFEIVGFTNHINVIVKFPSIVEEELQFDLSLVIEEQSEGIVKKHKPTVKGNMSGNFTYIIDKLIPNTNYCVSVYFEHNDEQAVIKSPLKCTLLQPGQESEFS comes from the exons ATGTAAAAGTCAAGAGAAGACTCTAAAAATAGCAAAGATGCTTTTGAGCCAGAATGCCTTCATCGTCAGACCGCTTAATTTGTTTCTCATGG tGTGTATCAGCCTCGTGTTTGGCATTTCACATGATTTGCCTG ATTACACAAGTGAATCTTGCACTTTTAAGATATCATTGCGAAATTTCCGGTCCATCTTATCATGGGAATTAAAAAACCACTCCATTGTGGCAACTCGCTATACATTGCTGTATACAATCATGAG taaACCAGAAGATTGGAAGATAGTTAAGAACTGTGCAAATACCACAAGATCATTTTGTGACCTCACAGATGAGTGGAGAAGCACACACGAGGCCTATGTCACCCTCCTAGAAGGATTCAGCGGGAACACAACCTTGTCCAATTGCTCACGCAATTTCTGGCTGGACATAGACA TGTCTTTTGAACCGCCAGAGTTTGAGATTGTTGGTTTTACCAACCACATTAATGTGATCGTGAAATTTCCATCTATTGTTGAGGAAGAATTACAGTTTGATTTATCACTCGTCATTGAAGAGCAGTCAGAGGGGATTGTTAAGAAG CATAAACCCACAGTAAAAGGAAACATGAGTGGAAATTTCACCTATATCATTGACAAGTTAATTCCAAACACAAACTACTGTGTATCTGTTTATTTCGAGCATAACGATGAGCAGGCAGTCATAAAGTCTCCCTTAAAATGCACCCTCCTTCAACCTGGCCAGGAATCag aattttcatAA
- the IFNAR2 gene encoding interferon alpha/beta receptor 2 isoform X3, with protein MPRTPDTCHCKICKSQEKTLKIAKMLLSQNAFIVRPLNLFLMVCISLVFGISHDLPDYTSESCTFKISLRNFRSILSWELKNHSIVATRYTLLYTIMSKPEDWKIVKNCANTTRSFCDLTDEWRSTHEAYVTLLEGFSGNTTLSNCSRNFWLDIDMSFEPPEFEIVGFTNHINVIVKFPSIVEEELQFDLSLVIEEQSEGIVKKHKPTVKGNMSGNFTYIIDKLIPNTNYCVSVYFEHNDEQAVIKSPLKCTLLQPGQESESAESAKVGGIITVFLIALVLISTIVTLKWIGYICLRNSLPKVLRQSLAKGWSAVAIHRRDHNALQSETPELKQSFCLSFPSSWNYKRASLSPSD; from the exons ATGTAAAAGTCAAGAGAAGACTCTAAAAATAGCAAAGATGCTTTTGAGCCAGAATGCCTTCATCGTCAGACCGCTTAATTTGTTTCTCATGG tGTGTATCAGCCTCGTGTTTGGCATTTCACATGATTTGCCTG ATTACACAAGTGAATCTTGCACTTTTAAGATATCATTGCGAAATTTCCGGTCCATCTTATCATGGGAATTAAAAAACCACTCCATTGTGGCAACTCGCTATACATTGCTGTATACAATCATGAG taaACCAGAAGATTGGAAGATAGTTAAGAACTGTGCAAATACCACAAGATCATTTTGTGACCTCACAGATGAGTGGAGAAGCACACACGAGGCCTATGTCACCCTCCTAGAAGGATTCAGCGGGAACACAACCTTGTCCAATTGCTCACGCAATTTCTGGCTGGACATAGACA TGTCTTTTGAACCGCCAGAGTTTGAGATTGTTGGTTTTACCAACCACATTAATGTGATCGTGAAATTTCCATCTATTGTTGAGGAAGAATTACAGTTTGATTTATCACTCGTCATTGAAGAGCAGTCAGAGGGGATTGTTAAGAAG CATAAACCCACAGTAAAAGGAAACATGAGTGGAAATTTCACCTATATCATTGACAAGTTAATTCCAAACACAAACTACTGTGTATCTGTTTATTTCGAGCATAACGATGAGCAGGCAGTCATAAAGTCTCCCTTAAAATGCACCCTCCTTCAACCTGGCCAGGAATCag AATCAGCAGAATCTGCCAAAGTAGGAGGAATAATTACTGTGTTTTTGATAGCGTTGGTCTTGATAAGCACCATAGTGACACTGAAATGGATTGGTTATATATGCTTAAGAAACAGCCTCCCCAAAGTCTTG aggcaaagtcttgctaagggctggagtgcagtggctattcacaggcgcGATCATAATGCACTacagtctgaaactcctgagctcaaacagtcGTTCTGCCtaagcttccccagtagctggaattacaagcgtgcaTCCCTGAGCCCCAGTGATTAA
- the IFNAR2 gene encoding interferon alpha/beta receptor 2 isoform X2, which translates to MLLSQNAFIVRPLNLFLMVCISLVFGISHDLPDYTSESCTFKISLRNFRSILSWELKNHSIVATRYTLLYTIMSKPEDWKIVKNCANTTRSFCDLTDEWRSTHEAYVTLLEGFSGNTTLSNCSRNFWLDIDMSFEPPEFEIVGFTNHINVIVKFPSIVEEELQFDLSLVIEEQSEGIVKKHKPTVKGNMSGNFTYIIDKLIPNTNYCVSVYFEHNDEQAVIKSPLKCTLLQPGQESESAESAKVGGIITVFLIALVLISTIVTLKWIGYICLRNSLPKVLNFHNFLACPFPNLPPLEAMDIVEVIYINRKKKVWDYNYDDESDSDTEAALRTSGGGYTMHGLTVRPLGQTSATSTESQFTDPDSEEEPDLPEVDVELPTTPKCSPQRLELLSAPCERRESPLQDPFPEEDYSSTEGSGGRITFNVDLNSVFLRVLDDEDSDDLEEAPLMISSHPEEMVDPEDPDNVQSSHLLASGEGTQLTFPSPSSEGLQSEDAPSDQSETSESDVDLGDGYIMR; encoded by the exons ATGCTTTTGAGCCAGAATGCCTTCATCGTCAGACCGCTTAATTTGTTTCTCATGG tGTGTATCAGCCTCGTGTTTGGCATTTCACATGATTTGCCTG ATTACACAAGTGAATCTTGCACTTTTAAGATATCATTGCGAAATTTCCGGTCCATCTTATCATGGGAATTAAAAAACCACTCCATTGTGGCAACTCGCTATACATTGCTGTATACAATCATGAG taaACCAGAAGATTGGAAGATAGTTAAGAACTGTGCAAATACCACAAGATCATTTTGTGACCTCACAGATGAGTGGAGAAGCACACACGAGGCCTATGTCACCCTCCTAGAAGGATTCAGCGGGAACACAACCTTGTCCAATTGCTCACGCAATTTCTGGCTGGACATAGACA TGTCTTTTGAACCGCCAGAGTTTGAGATTGTTGGTTTTACCAACCACATTAATGTGATCGTGAAATTTCCATCTATTGTTGAGGAAGAATTACAGTTTGATTTATCACTCGTCATTGAAGAGCAGTCAGAGGGGATTGTTAAGAAG CATAAACCCACAGTAAAAGGAAACATGAGTGGAAATTTCACCTATATCATTGACAAGTTAATTCCAAACACAAACTACTGTGTATCTGTTTATTTCGAGCATAACGATGAGCAGGCAGTCATAAAGTCTCCCTTAAAATGCACCCTCCTTCAACCTGGCCAGGAATCag AATCAGCAGAATCTGCCAAAGTAGGAGGAATAATTACTGTGTTTTTGATAGCGTTGGTCTTGATAAGCACCATAGTGACACTGAAATGGATTGGTTATATATGCTTAAGAAACAGCCTCCCCAAAGTCTTG aattttcatAACTTTTTAGCCTGCCCATTTCCTAACCTGCCACCGTTGGAAGCCATGGATATAGTGGAGGTCATTTACatcaacagaaagaagaaagtgtgGGATTATAATTATGATGATGAAAGTGACAGCGATACTGAGGCAGCACTCAGGACAAGTGGCGGTGGCTATACCATGCATGGACTGACTGTGAGGCCTCTTGGTCAGACCTCCGCCACCTCTACAGAAtcccagtttacagacccagactCCGAGGAGGAGCCTGACCTGCCTGAGGTTGATGTGGAGCTCCCCACGACGCCAAAGTGCAGCCCTCAGCGGTTGGAGCTCTTGAGTGCGCCctgtgagaggagagagagtcCGCTCCAGGACCCCTTTCCCGAAGAGGACTACAGCTCCACTGAGGGGTCTGGGGGCAGAATTACCTTCAATGTGGATTTAAACTCTGTATTTTTGAGGGTTCTTGATGACGAGGACAGTGACGACTTAGAAGAAGCCCCTCTGATGATATCATCTCATCCAGAAGAGATGGTTGACCCAGAAGATCCTGACAATGTGCAGTCAAGCCATTTGCTGGCCAGTGGGGAAGGGACACAGCTAACCTTTCCCAGCCCCTCTTCAGAGGGCCTGCAATCTGAAGATGCTCCATCTGATCAAAGTGAGACTTCTGAGTCAGATGTTGACCTTGGGGATGGTTATATAATGAGATGA
- the IFNAR2 gene encoding interferon alpha/beta receptor 2 isoform X4: protein MLLSQNAFIVRPLNLFLMVCISLVFGISHDLPDYTSESCTFKISLRNFRSILSWELKNHSIVATRYTLLYTIMSKPEDWKIVKNCANTTRSFCDLTDEWRSTHEAYVTLLEGFSGNTTLSNCSRNFWLDIDMSFEPPEFEIVGFTNHINVIVKFPSIVEEELQFDLSLVIEEQSEGIVKKHKPTVKGNMSGNFTYIIDKLIPNTNYCVSVYFEHNDEQAVIKSPLKCTLLQPGQESESAESAKVGGIITVFLIALVLISTIVTLKWIGYICLRNSLPKVLRQSLAKGWSAVAIHRRDHNALQSETPELKQSFCLSFPSSWNYKRASLSPSD from the exons ATGCTTTTGAGCCAGAATGCCTTCATCGTCAGACCGCTTAATTTGTTTCTCATGG tGTGTATCAGCCTCGTGTTTGGCATTTCACATGATTTGCCTG ATTACACAAGTGAATCTTGCACTTTTAAGATATCATTGCGAAATTTCCGGTCCATCTTATCATGGGAATTAAAAAACCACTCCATTGTGGCAACTCGCTATACATTGCTGTATACAATCATGAG taaACCAGAAGATTGGAAGATAGTTAAGAACTGTGCAAATACCACAAGATCATTTTGTGACCTCACAGATGAGTGGAGAAGCACACACGAGGCCTATGTCACCCTCCTAGAAGGATTCAGCGGGAACACAACCTTGTCCAATTGCTCACGCAATTTCTGGCTGGACATAGACA TGTCTTTTGAACCGCCAGAGTTTGAGATTGTTGGTTTTACCAACCACATTAATGTGATCGTGAAATTTCCATCTATTGTTGAGGAAGAATTACAGTTTGATTTATCACTCGTCATTGAAGAGCAGTCAGAGGGGATTGTTAAGAAG CATAAACCCACAGTAAAAGGAAACATGAGTGGAAATTTCACCTATATCATTGACAAGTTAATTCCAAACACAAACTACTGTGTATCTGTTTATTTCGAGCATAACGATGAGCAGGCAGTCATAAAGTCTCCCTTAAAATGCACCCTCCTTCAACCTGGCCAGGAATCag AATCAGCAGAATCTGCCAAAGTAGGAGGAATAATTACTGTGTTTTTGATAGCGTTGGTCTTGATAAGCACCATAGTGACACTGAAATGGATTGGTTATATATGCTTAAGAAACAGCCTCCCCAAAGTCTTG aggcaaagtcttgctaagggctggagtgcagtggctattcacaggcgcGATCATAATGCACTacagtctgaaactcctgagctcaaacagtcGTTCTGCCtaagcttccccagtagctggaattacaagcgtgcaTCCCTGAGCCCCAGTGATTAA
- the IFNAR2 gene encoding interferon alpha/beta receptor 2 isoform X7, giving the protein MLLSQNAFIVRPLNLFLMVCISLVFGISHDLPDYTSESCTFKISLRNFRSILSWELKNHSIVATRYTLLYTIMSKPEDWKIVKNCANTTRSFCDLTDEWRSTHEAYVTLLEGFSGNTTLSNCSRNFWLDIDMSFEPPEFEIVGFTNHINVIVKFPSIVEEELQFDLSLVIEEQSEGIVKKHKPTVKGNMSGNFTYIIDKLIPNTNYCVSVYFEHNDEQAVIKSPLKCTLLQPGQESEFS; this is encoded by the exons ATGCTTTTGAGCCAGAATGCCTTCATCGTCAGACCGCTTAATTTGTTTCTCATGG tGTGTATCAGCCTCGTGTTTGGCATTTCACATGATTTGCCTG ATTACACAAGTGAATCTTGCACTTTTAAGATATCATTGCGAAATTTCCGGTCCATCTTATCATGGGAATTAAAAAACCACTCCATTGTGGCAACTCGCTATACATTGCTGTATACAATCATGAG taaACCAGAAGATTGGAAGATAGTTAAGAACTGTGCAAATACCACAAGATCATTTTGTGACCTCACAGATGAGTGGAGAAGCACACACGAGGCCTATGTCACCCTCCTAGAAGGATTCAGCGGGAACACAACCTTGTCCAATTGCTCACGCAATTTCTGGCTGGACATAGACA TGTCTTTTGAACCGCCAGAGTTTGAGATTGTTGGTTTTACCAACCACATTAATGTGATCGTGAAATTTCCATCTATTGTTGAGGAAGAATTACAGTTTGATTTATCACTCGTCATTGAAGAGCAGTCAGAGGGGATTGTTAAGAAG CATAAACCCACAGTAAAAGGAAACATGAGTGGAAATTTCACCTATATCATTGACAAGTTAATTCCAAACACAAACTACTGTGTATCTGTTTATTTCGAGCATAACGATGAGCAGGCAGTCATAAAGTCTCCCTTAAAATGCACCCTCCTTCAACCTGGCCAGGAATCag aattttcatAA